One window from the genome of Aeromonas sp. FDAARGOS 1405 encodes:
- the murB gene encoding UDP-N-acetylmuramate dehydrogenase, translating to MKLNANASLLKLNTLALDAYCLWLAEVEQVADLATLRADPQLNQLPRLNLGGGSNMLFTTDFLGLVVLNRLKGITAEDGGDHWLLHVAAGEDWHQLVRHTLQQGWFGLENLALIPGTVGAAPVQNIGAYGVELADFCAYVEAFNWQSGEIERIAAADCRFGYRDSIFKHEYQDSHLITAVGLKLPKAWQPVQGYGPLAALGDAPSAQAIFDTVCATRMAKLPDPAVLGNAGSFFKNPVVPAALAESLKSRYPQMPCYPAGEGQSKLAAGWLIDQCGLKGFAIGRAAVHQEQALVLVNLGGASAMELIALAAHVRDCVEQTFGVVLEHEVRFMGAHGETWLDEVLS from the coding sequence ATGAAACTGAATGCCAACGCCTCCTTGTTGAAGCTCAACACCCTTGCCCTCGATGCGTATTGCCTCTGGCTGGCCGAGGTGGAGCAGGTTGCCGATCTGGCGACCCTGCGTGCTGATCCACAACTCAACCAGTTGCCTCGCCTCAATCTGGGCGGCGGCAGCAATATGCTCTTCACCACCGATTTTCTCGGTCTGGTGGTGCTCAACCGGCTCAAGGGGATTACCGCTGAAGATGGTGGCGATCACTGGTTGCTCCATGTGGCGGCCGGTGAAGATTGGCATCAGCTGGTGCGCCATACCTTGCAACAGGGCTGGTTCGGGCTAGAGAATCTGGCGCTCATTCCCGGTACGGTCGGTGCCGCGCCGGTGCAGAACATCGGTGCCTATGGCGTTGAGCTGGCCGACTTCTGCGCCTATGTCGAGGCGTTCAACTGGCAGAGTGGCGAGATTGAACGGATCGCGGCGGCAGATTGCCGCTTCGGTTATCGCGACAGCATCTTCAAACACGAGTATCAGGATTCCCACCTGATCACCGCCGTCGGGCTCAAACTGCCCAAGGCGTGGCAACCGGTGCAGGGCTATGGCCCACTGGCTGCGCTCGGTGACGCGCCTTCGGCGCAGGCCATCTTCGATACCGTCTGTGCCACCCGCATGGCCAAACTGCCGGATCCTGCGGTGCTCGGCAATGCGGGCAGCTTCTTCAAGAATCCGGTGGTGCCTGCCGCGCTGGCGGAGTCGCTCAAGTCGCGCTATCCGCAGATGCCCTGCTATCCGGCCGGAGAAGGGCAGTCCAAGCTGGCGGCGGGCTGGCTCATCGATCAGTGCGGTTTGAAAGGTTTCGCCATTGGCCGTGCCGCTGTTCATCAGGAGCAGGCGCTGGTGCTGGTCAATCTGGGGGGCGCCAGTGCCATGGAGCTGATCGCGCTGGCGGCCCATGTCCGCGACTGCGTGGAGCAGACGTTTGGCGTGGTGCTGGAGCACGAGGTGCGCTTTATGGGCGCGCACGGTGAAACCTGGCTCGACGAGGTGCTCTCATGA
- the birA gene encoding bifunctional biotin--[acetyl-CoA-carboxylase] ligase/biotin operon repressor BirA, whose translation MTLTPIRQTLITLLSDGQFHSGEQLGEQLGISRAAVSKHMAALKELGLDLFSLTGKGYRLAVPMALYDQATLQELAPMAPVHCFPVIGSTNQHLLDRVNELRSGESCLAECQTAGRGRRGKPWISPFGCQLILSMYWRLEQGMAAAMGLSLAVGVAVVEALESLGYQGVELKWPNDLYYQGRKLAGILVEMSGSAGASCHLVIGIGLNLAMPAREGEKIDQAWAELRHINLELVDRNELAARMIVYLQQALQTFEQHGLASFVEQWNRLDHFAGRPVRLLMGDQEIRGIARGIDDRGALRLETGEGVKFYLGGELSLRRGD comes from the coding sequence ATGACGTTGACTCCCATCAGACAGACCCTGATCACCCTGCTTAGCGACGGCCAGTTTCACTCCGGCGAACAGCTGGGTGAGCAGCTCGGCATCAGCCGGGCGGCGGTAAGCAAACACATGGCGGCGCTCAAGGAGCTGGGGCTGGATCTCTTTAGCCTGACCGGCAAGGGCTACCGGCTGGCGGTGCCGATGGCGCTATATGATCAGGCTACCTTGCAGGAACTGGCACCGATGGCGCCGGTGCACTGTTTTCCGGTCATCGGCTCGACCAACCAGCACCTGCTGGATCGGGTCAATGAGCTGCGCTCCGGCGAGAGCTGTCTGGCCGAGTGTCAGACAGCCGGGCGCGGTCGTCGTGGCAAACCCTGGATTTCGCCGTTCGGTTGCCAACTGATCCTCAGCATGTACTGGCGACTCGAACAAGGCATGGCGGCGGCCATGGGGCTCAGTCTGGCGGTCGGCGTGGCAGTGGTTGAAGCGCTGGAGAGCCTTGGCTATCAAGGCGTCGAGCTCAAGTGGCCCAACGATCTCTACTATCAGGGCCGCAAGCTGGCGGGCATTCTGGTGGAGATGAGCGGCAGTGCCGGTGCCAGCTGTCATCTGGTGATCGGTATCGGCCTCAATCTGGCGATGCCGGCCCGTGAAGGGGAGAAGATCGATCAGGCCTGGGCCGAGCTGCGCCACATCAATCTCGAGCTGGTCGACCGCAATGAGCTTGCCGCCCGGATGATCGTCTATCTGCAGCAGGCGCTGCAGACCTTCGAGCAACACGGTCTGGCGAGCTTTGTCGAGCAGTGGAATCGGCTCGACCATTTCGCTGGTCGCCCCGTCCGTCTGTTGATGGGGGATCAGGAGATCCGCGGTATCGCCCGTGGTATCGAC
- a CDS encoding TrkH family potassium uptake protein — protein sequence MINWRSSYAFALHREQDSRWSEARLILGSFLIILLIGTIFLVQPSSHNGEVTFVNALFTATSAISVTGLGVVDTGTAFTLQGQIFLLMLMEIGGLGQMTMTLLLIAIFSKRVGLRQQVLAKEALGQEGSVNIIQLVKRIVLFAFIAQLIGTGIMAIRWVPEMGWVHGLYVSFFHAVSAFNNAGFSLFANNLIDYRDDPIISLTIAGLLILGGIGFTVIVDLVRNRRWRKLKLHSKLMLLMTPALLLAGTLMFWLLEHNNPGTLGKAGVGGQLLAAFFQSASARTAGFNTIDIGLMTPAALLFLMMLMFIGAGATSTGGGIKVTTFAVVLLATKAFLTKRPHVTAFGRTLSPQIVTRSLAIIIVSTMVLMLAMFLLMVTEDLPFDKIMFETISAFATVGLSTGITASLSEPGKLILVLVMICGRLGPLTLAFMLARPVETRIRYPEENVYTG from the coding sequence ATGATCAACTGGCGCAGCAGCTACGCCTTCGCCCTCCATCGGGAGCAGGACTCTCGCTGGAGCGAAGCCCGGCTGATCCTCGGCAGCTTTCTGATCATTCTGCTGATTGGCACCATCTTTCTGGTGCAACCCTCCAGCCACAATGGCGAGGTCACCTTCGTCAACGCCCTGTTTACCGCCACCTCGGCCATCAGCGTGACAGGTCTTGGCGTGGTGGATACCGGCACCGCCTTTACCCTGCAGGGGCAGATTTTCCTGCTGATGCTGATGGAGATCGGCGGTCTGGGCCAGATGACCATGACCCTGCTGCTGATCGCCATCTTCAGCAAACGGGTCGGCCTACGCCAGCAGGTACTGGCCAAGGAGGCGCTGGGACAGGAGGGCTCGGTCAACATCATCCAGCTGGTCAAACGGATCGTGCTGTTCGCCTTTATCGCCCAGCTGATCGGCACCGGCATCATGGCGATCCGCTGGGTGCCCGAGATGGGGTGGGTGCACGGCCTCTATGTCAGCTTCTTCCACGCAGTATCGGCCTTCAACAACGCCGGGTTTTCGCTCTTTGCCAACAACCTCATCGACTATAGGGACGACCCCATCATCAGCCTGACCATCGCCGGTCTGCTGATCCTGGGGGGGATCGGCTTTACCGTCATCGTCGATCTGGTGCGCAACCGCCGCTGGCGCAAGCTCAAGCTGCACAGCAAGCTGATGCTGCTGATGACCCCGGCACTGCTGCTGGCCGGTACCCTGATGTTCTGGCTGCTGGAACACAACAACCCGGGCACCCTCGGCAAGGCCGGTGTCGGTGGCCAGCTGCTGGCTGCCTTCTTCCAGTCTGCCAGTGCCCGTACCGCCGGTTTCAATACCATAGATATCGGGCTGATGACCCCGGCGGCGCTGCTGTTCCTGATGATGTTGATGTTTATCGGTGCCGGTGCCACCTCGACCGGTGGTGGTATCAAAGTCACCACCTTCGCCGTGGTGCTACTGGCGACCAAGGCGTTTCTGACCAAACGGCCCCATGTCACCGCTTTTGGCCGCACCCTGTCGCCCCAGATCGTGACCCGCTCGCTGGCCATCATCATCGTCAGCACCATGGTGCTGATGCTGGCGATGTTCCTGCTGATGGTGACCGAGGATCTGCCGTTCGACAAAATCATGTTCGAGACCATCTCGGCATTTGCCACCGTCGGCCTCTCCACCGGCATCACCGCCTCCCTGAGCGAGCCGGGCAAGCTGATCCTGGTGCTTGTGATGATCTGCGGCCGTCTCGGCCCCCTGACCCTGGCCTTTATGCTGGCCCGCCCGGTCGAGACCCGCATCCGTTATCCGGAAGAGAACGTCTATACTGGCTGA
- a CDS encoding TrkA family potassium uptake protein has protein sequence MNNQFAVIGLGLFGSALCEELQRQDAEVLAIDIDESKTRQIAALCNHVIVADATDEATVAELGLANFDIVFVAIGDNLETSILTTLVLKEAGVKKVWVKARDKFHAKILQKVGADKVINPEWDMGRRVAQSMLDNRLFDYLELGHDMVLTEFVIGLQQNGRELGDFHLLQQSDFQLLAIKRGDVLHNVLTGKMELQLGDILILAGNKHAIDHWLETL, from the coding sequence ATGAACAACCAGTTTGCCGTCATCGGCCTGGGCCTGTTTGGCAGCGCGCTGTGCGAAGAGCTGCAACGGCAAGATGCCGAAGTACTGGCCATCGATATCGACGAGAGCAAGACCCGGCAAATCGCCGCCCTCTGCAATCACGTTATCGTGGCCGACGCCACCGATGAGGCCACCGTGGCCGAGCTGGGACTGGCCAATTTCGATATCGTCTTCGTTGCCATCGGTGACAACCTGGAGACCAGCATCCTCACCACCCTCGTCTTGAAAGAGGCGGGCGTGAAGAAGGTGTGGGTCAAGGCGCGCGACAAGTTCCACGCCAAGATCCTGCAGAAAGTGGGCGCCGACAAGGTGATCAACCCGGAGTGGGACATGGGCCGCCGGGTCGCCCAGAGCATGCTGGACAACCGGCTGTTCGACTATCTGGAGCTGGGCCACGACATGGTGCTGACCGAGTTCGTGATTGGCCTGCAACAGAACGGCCGGGAACTGGGCGACTTCCACCTGCTGCAACAGAGCGATTTCCAGCTGCTCGCCATCAAGCGTGGTGACGTGCTGCACAACGTGCTGACCGGCAAGATGGAGCTGCAACTGGGCGACATCCTGATCCTGGCGGGCAACAAGCACGCCATCGACCACTGGCTCGAAACCCTATGA
- a CDS encoding AraC family transcriptional regulator, which produces MDPLSALLVHASPEAKIFFAGNLCQNSSSDDYPSGGHLHLLRSGAVMLREEGGASLLLEEPTLILFPRGRPHKLEPRTLGGCDLVCANVAFGKGGASPLQLALPGSLVLPLRELPALTPVLSQLFDEAFHPRYGQDPLISRLLEVLLILLLRHLVEQGVCQQGMLAGISDPRLAKAISVMHQRGDEPWTVATLAREACMSRARFAARFQERVGQAPLGYLTHWRMALACQQLLAGEPVVQVALGAGYSSSVAFGRAFERELGVSPGRWLKAQQQAE; this is translated from the coding sequence ATGGATCCGCTCTCTGCCCTGTTGGTTCATGCCTCCCCCGAAGCCAAGATCTTCTTCGCCGGCAACCTGTGCCAGAACTCCTCCAGTGATGATTACCCGAGCGGCGGACATCTTCATCTGCTGCGTAGCGGCGCCGTCATGCTGCGTGAAGAGGGGGGCGCCAGCTTGCTGCTCGAGGAGCCGACTCTGATCCTGTTCCCTCGGGGACGTCCTCACAAGCTTGAACCCAGAACGTTGGGGGGTTGTGATTTGGTGTGTGCCAATGTCGCATTCGGCAAGGGGGGCGCATCGCCGTTGCAGCTGGCATTACCGGGCTCGCTGGTGCTGCCGCTACGTGAGTTGCCTGCCCTGACGCCGGTGCTGAGTCAGCTGTTTGACGAGGCGTTTCACCCCCGCTACGGGCAGGATCCGCTGATCTCCCGCTTGCTGGAGGTACTGTTGATCCTGCTGCTGCGTCATCTGGTCGAGCAAGGAGTGTGTCAGCAGGGGATGCTGGCAGGTATTTCCGATCCCCGGTTGGCCAAGGCGATCTCGGTGATGCATCAGCGTGGGGATGAACCCTGGACGGTGGCCACGCTGGCGCGGGAGGCCTGCATGTCGCGGGCCCGCTTTGCCGCGAGGTTTCAGGAGCGGGTTGGTCAAGCGCCGCTTGGTTATCTGACCCACTGGCGTATGGCGCTAGCCTGCCAGCAACTGCTGGCGGGGGAGCCCGTGGTACAGGTGGCGCTGGGGGCGGGGTACAGCAGCAGTGTCGCCTTTGGTCGGGCATTCGAGCGGGAGCTGGGGGTGAGCCCGGGGCGCTGGCTCAAGGCGCAGCAACAAGCCGAATAA
- a CDS encoding carboxymuconolactone decarboxylase family protein, translating into MSRIQPVSQPQPAAAQTLATLQRNLGMVPNLYATLAHSPALLNGFLGFAEALGKGRLTAPQRELLALAIGQANACQYCLSAHTLLAGKAGFSAQEIRATRLGQASAPLDHALLQLATALVKQRGVISDEQLASARAAGVDDELLLEVLGQVVVNTLTNYGNHLAATEIDFPPVTLTP; encoded by the coding sequence ATGAGCCGTATCCAACCCGTATCCCAGCCGCAACCCGCAGCCGCCCAGACCCTGGCCACCCTGCAACGCAATCTGGGTATGGTGCCCAACCTCTACGCCACCCTGGCCCACTCGCCAGCCCTGCTCAATGGCTTCCTGGGCTTTGCCGAGGCGCTTGGCAAGGGGCGCCTCACTGCCCCACAACGGGAATTGCTGGCACTGGCCATCGGTCAAGCCAACGCCTGCCAATACTGTTTGTCTGCCCACACACTACTGGCGGGAAAGGCCGGATTCTCGGCCCAGGAGATCCGGGCAACCCGACTCGGCCAGGCCTCGGCTCCCCTTGATCACGCCCTGCTGCAACTGGCAACGGCGCTGGTCAAGCAGCGCGGGGTGATCAGTGACGAGCAACTTGCTAGCGCCCGTGCCGCAGGCGTAGATGACGAGCTGCTGCTGGAGGTGCTCGGCCAGGTGGTGGTCAATACCCTGACCAACTATGGCAACCACCTGGCGGCGACCGAGATCGACTTCCCGCCCGTCACTCTGACCCCTTAA